In a genomic window of Malaclemys terrapin pileata isolate rMalTer1 chromosome 17, rMalTer1.hap1, whole genome shotgun sequence:
- the MRPS2 gene encoding 28S ribosomal protein S2, mitochondrial: MAAARLLQAGVPRFRCLGSLGKAAPNISQLNSRLFGTLLAPEANQQVDPAVINDKLITEPLRHPDFFNVKELFSLKELFDARVHLGHKKGCRHRFMEPYIFGCRLDQDIIDLDQTMKHIQLALNFTAHVAYRKGIILFINRNRQFGHLVEVTAKDCGEYAHTRYWQGGLLTNAHVQYGSGIRLPDLLIFISTLNNVFEPHVAIRDAAKMNIPTVGVVDTNCNPSIITYPIPGNDDSPLAVELYCKLFKTTITRAKNKRKQMEVLYGLQNKADSS, encoded by the exons ATGGCCGCTGCCAGGCTGCTGCAGGCGG GGGTACCAAGGTTTCGCTGCCTGGGGTCCCTGGGGAAAGCTGCTCCCAATATCTCACAGCTCAACAGTCGACTTTTTGGAACTCTTCTTGCCCCGGAAGCGAATCAGCAGGTGGACCCCGCTG TTATTAATGACAAGCTTATAACCGAGCCCCTCAGACACCCGGACTTCTTCAACGTGAAGGAGCTCTTCTCCCTGAAAGAGCTCTTTGATGCCAGAGTGCACTTGGGGCATAAAAAGGGTTGCCGTCACAG GTTTATGGAGCCATATATCTTTGGCTGCCGCCTTGATCAGGACATTATAGATTTGGATCAGACGATGAAACACATCCAGCTGGCTCTGAACTTCACAGCCCATGTCGCCTACCGCAAAGGGATCATCCTCTTCATCAACCGCAACCGTCAGTTCGGCCACCTGGTGGAGGTCACGGCCAAGGACTGCGGGGAGTACGCCCACACCCGCTACTGGCAGGGGGGCCTGCTGACCAATGCCCATGTCCAGTACGGGAGTGGGATTCGCCTGCCCGACCTCCTCATCTTCATCAGCACCCTGAACAACGTCTTCGAGCCGCACGTGGCCATTCGGGATGCCGCCAAGATGAACATCCCCACTGTGGGAGTGGTGGACACTAACTGCAACCCCTCCATCATCACGTACCCCATCCCTGGGAACGACGACAGCCCCCTGGCGGTGGAGCTGTATTGCAAGCTCTTTAAGACGACCATTACCCGGGCAAAGAACAAAAGGAAGCAGATGGAAGTTTTGTATGGACTCCAAAACAAAGCTGACAGCAGTTAG
- the PIERCE1 gene encoding piercer of microtubule wall 1 protein, with translation MSQEHLPEAFTTCNKEAEEGRSQRTSDYYRVNDDLPARFNHPGWFRGYRTNEPHPMYRTTNQIYGSKAPTVHEMPTSFNITSHAFSKHLGKCGMYKNNGLNTYMEKSVVTGIDNLITFYDRLNFHPSYNGNGPSHCE, from the exons ATGTCCCAGGAGCATCTGCCGGAAGCATTCACCACCTGTAacaaagaggcagaggagggtCGGTCCCAGAGAACCAGTGATTACTACAGAGTTAATGACGATTTGCCAGCCAGGTTCAACCACCCAGGATGGTTTCGGGGCTACAG AACGAATGAGCCCCATCCAATGTACAGGACCACCAACCAGATCTATGGAAGCAAAGCGCCTACTGTACATGAAATGCCA ACCTCCTTTAACATTACCTCACATGCATTTTCGAAACATCTTGGCAAGTGTGGCATGTATAAGAATAACGGGCTCAACACTTACATGGAGAAAAGTGTCGTGACTGGCATAGATAACCTTATCACCTTCTACGACAGACTCAACTTTCACCCCAGTTACAATGGCAATGGGCCATCCCACTGTGAATAA
- the PPP1R26 gene encoding protein phosphatase 1 regulatory subunit 26 isoform X2 — MFLMNASPLIALQTKWESFGQSRSCRYPVCFSESEEDVTRASVSAKVQMIINNLQSQESSLGMNNDYDCITQKKRKGEKRGNRLTSTQQHTKYFKRGCPADSDGTEVEDSSEFGTLLLESDSDDSVDRDIEEAIQEYLKKKSKNIQPLPSNAECSDRTDGDKRVKRELSQNKVTRNLLPMKFKAEMVTEGFISDHVGICEKLRAASPLSISSDDSFEQSIHAEIVQFLNEKKQQETNKCVIVEDKNLEQRETQVKSMFKCNKESANKANRSTLKQGCKALLLRHQPKLRKTNVQSKCLKSKISEEPSDFSRGNQAHFKMTATSQPWVVEQNKEGESKRNFCKTEGEQIIESTHLSDSSSDDGIEEAIQLYQLEKIKKEANPTTDLQKGVADISASLTISSTKCASAEDHKKSLSSKRREMSTKSTQFKGTGNEFNKLFKPLKKARSCASPVNKIAKCELTLQASCRADTSAELMCAEAILDISKTIMPPQMGSEDKSFAANPFFYPQSMPSSHCESDSSPVDSDDSIEQEIRAFLALKAQSERLVTKPDNLSHSVQRPLSSERNSVTGGVEPSLPKTLNLSLSRKRRLKGESKVAKQSIDNKTEGMEMGCTHAGYGNSAKMPVLQDGSGLSCHRKACEAGRSGNKETSQQQISTEFTGLVDKHVALDFANSLMQVQSNTRELIKNTVQAQERDGTDDKSSSLDSDEDLDSAIKDLLRSKRKLKKKSKDQKIQCKKKVRFGDTETQLLDELSSLQQKDWKCKSSILLKSCLSKSRKDTKENTVRSPQNNVNGRLSKGRTESIKDLPFALQFKKECKPKPVCNENNLEAAKNKRCSLTATSATDDSSSVDSDDSIEQEIRKFLAEKAKDSASSMEIRRDNLTADSLRVTKPRANKGKAKHHLIENETNMLSGQSKQTKKGSHQTDELKSSRRTVGESAIMHDGGKSASYAENVYLHTTLELKAEQGTVWTKGLAAGALSVKGNSLSKKSTIEPKQKSLSSTHSKGDGCTLQKYFNAKSNSKRNSTFQLKISSKFIAGLKYARDRKKSVLLNKRQNVELSLPHSSTLRTEVALPNVCALEQKSGALVQNGDLGGEGKTGIKEANFTQSLIIEETSLRIAETCEKLEAAPLHGKTEADDYRKDNTLGDKQMSCSSDSNPDPQLQEPIMAAVNGDRVSVGTFIFESQNMYTKEEEGESQQDNSRQEEINVPNSSLEGKMLAQQSREADCKEDHVQETLDRSSAEFSDLAVEECTSSLVKSEVSDFSLRTSIDPGLTIQPYITLSPTQLCKNLTLKIQNGRREFQAKNWKQWRK; from the exons ATGTTTCTTATGAATGCCTCTCCTTTGATAGCTCTGCAGACAAAATGGGAGTCCTTTGGACAATCAAGGAGCTGTAGATACCCTGTTTGCTTCTCTGAATCTGAAGAGGATGTTACTAGAGCATCTGTAAGTGCAAAAGTTCAGATGATCATAAACAACCTGCAAAGTCAAGAGTCTTCCCTGGGTATGAACAATGATTATGACTGTATTACACAGAAAAAACgaaagggagaaaaaaggggTAACAGACTTACATCTACACAACAGCACACTAAATATTTCAAGCGAGGTTGCCCTGCTGATTCTGATGGCACAGAAGTGGAAGACAGTTCGGAGTTTGGGACCCTCCTGTTGGAGTCGGATAGTGACGATTCTGTTGATCGAGACATAGAGGAAGCCATTCAAGAGTacttgaaaaagaaaagcaagaatATCCAGCCGTTGCCAAGCAATGCAGAGTGTTCAGATAGAACAGATGGAGACAAGAGGGTCAAAAGGGAACTCTCACAGAACAAGGTGACTAGAAATCTACTCCCTATGAAATTTAAAGCTGAAATGGTTACTGAAGGCTTCATTTCTGACCACGTGGGAATTTGTGAAAAGCTACGGGCTGCTTCACCTCTGAGCATCAGTAGTGATGACTCTTTTGAACAGAGCATACATGCTGAAATTGTACAGTTCTTGAATGAAAAGAAACAGCAAGAAACTAATAAGTGTGTAATTGTGGAGGATAAAAACCTAGAACAGAGAGAAACTCAAGTGAAATCTATGTTTAAATGTAACAAAGAATCAGCTAACAAAGCAAATCGCAGTACTTTAAAGCAAGGATGCAAAGCACTCCTCTTAAGGCACCAGCCCAAACTAAGGAAGACCAATGTACAATCTAAATGTTTGAAGTCTAAAATCAGTGAAGAGCCTAGTGACTTCAGTAGAGGAAACcaggcacattttaaaatgactgctACTAGCCAACCCTGGGTTGTTGAGCAAAATAAAGAAGGTGAAAGCAAGAGAAATTTCTGCAAAACCGAAGGGGAACAAATAATTGAAAGCACACACTTATCTGATTCAAGTAGCGATGATGGTATCGAAGAAGCCATTCAGCTTTATCAGCTGGAGAAAATCAAGAAAGAGGCAAACCCTACAACAGACTTGCAAAAAGGTGTGGCAGACATTTCGGCAAGCCTAACAATTAGCTCAACAAAATGTGCATCGGCAGAAGACCATAAAAAATCCTTAAGcagcaaaaggagagagatgagTACAAAATCTACACAATTTAAAGGCACTGGCAATGAATTTAACAAACTGTTTAAGCCGTTGAAAAAAGCCAGAAGTTGTGCATCTCCAGTAAACAAAATTGCCAAATGCGAGCTCACGTTGCAGGCTTCTTGCAGGGCAGACACATCTGCAGAACTGATGTGTGCGGAAGCCATCCTTGACATTTCCAAAACAATCATGCCACCCCAAATGGGAAGTGAGGACAAATCATTTGCAGCAAACCCTTTCTTCTATCCCCAAAGCATGCCTTCCTCCCACTGTGAAAGTGACAGCAGCCCTGTGGATAGCGATGATAGCATAGAGCAAGAAATCAGGGCTTTTTTGGCTCTCAAGGCACAGTCAGAAAGGCTTGTAACAAAACCTGATAATTTGTCCCACTCTGTGCAGAGGCCTTTGTCTTCTGAGCGTAACAGTGTAACTGGTGGCGTTGAACCTTCCCTCCCCAAAACACTGAATTTATCGTTGAGTCGTAAAAGGAGACTTAAAGGAGAAAGCAAAGTAGCAAAACAGAGCATAGACAATAAAACAGaagggatggagatggggtgtaCCCATGCGGGTTATGGTAATAGCGCCAAAATGCCAGTTTTGCAAGATGGGAGTGGCCTGAGCTGTCATAGAAAAGCTTGTGAAGCTGGAAGGTCTGGTAACAAAGAAACAAGTCAGCAGCAGATCTCTACAGAATTTACTGGGCTTGTTGACAAGCACGTAGCTTTAGACTTCGCAAACAGCTTGATGCAGGTTCAGAGTAACACAAGAGAACTGATAAAAAATACAGTCCAGGCTCAAGAGAGAGATGGTACAGATGACAAGAGCAGTTCTCTGGACAGCGATGAAGATCTTGATAGCGCTATCAAAGACCTCTTAAGGTCCAAGAGGAAACTAAAGAAAAAGTCCAAAGACCAAAAAATCCAGTGCAAGAAGAAAGTCAGATTTGGTGACACTGAAACCCAGCTTTTGGATGAACTCAGTAGCCTCCAGCAAAAGGACTGGAAATGCAAAAGTTCTATTCTGCTAAAAAGCTGCCTCTCAAAATCACGTAAAGATACTAAGGAAAATACAGTTAGAAGCCCCCAGAACAATGTAAATGGCAGGCTCTCAAAGGGAAGAACAGAAAGCATAAAGGACTTACCATTTGCGTTgcagtttaaaaaagaatgtaAACCTAAACCAGTTTGCAACGAGAATAACCTGGAGGCAGCGAAAAATAAAAGATGTTCTTTGACTGCTACTTCAGCAACAGATGACAGCAGCTCTGTGGATAGCGACGACAGCATCGAACAAGAAATTAGGAAATTTTTGGCAGAAAAGGCTAAAGACTCTGCAAGCAGTATGGAAATACGGAGGGATAACTTAACTGCTGACTCATTGAGAGTTACCAAACCACGTGCAAATAAAGGAAAAGCAAAGCATCATCTAATCGAAAATGAGACTAACATGTTATCAGGTCAGAGTAAACAAACTAAAAAGGGATCTCATCAAACAGATGAATTGAAAAGCTCTCGGAGAACTGTAGGAGAAAGTGCAATAATGCATGATGGTGGGAAAAGTGCATCCTACGCAGAGAACGTGTACCTCCATACTACTCTAGAGTTGAAGGCTGAGCAAGGGACAGTATGGACTAAAGGTTTAGCTGCTGGTGCTTTGTCTGTAAAAGGAAATTCATTAAGTAAAAAGAGTACTATCGAGCCTAAGCAGAAAAGCCTTTCATCTACACACAGCAAAGGTGATGGGTGTACATTGCAAAAATACTTTAATGCTAAGTCTAATTCCAAAAGAAATAGCACCTTTCAGTTAAAAATTTCAAGCAAATTTATAGCTGGTCTAAAGTATGCTCGCGATAGAAAGAAATCTGTGCTTTTAAACAAAAGGCAAAATGTAGAACTTTCACTTCCCCATAGCAGCACATTAAGGACTGAGGTAGCTCTCCCGAATGTTTGTGCACTTGAACAGAAAAGTGGAGCCTTGGTGCAAAATGGGGACCTTGGTGGAGAGGGAAAGACAGGAATAAAAGAAGCAAATTTTACTCAGAGCCTCATAATAGAGGAGACAAGTCTCCGTATAGCAGAAACCTGTGAAAAACTGGAGGCTGCTCCTTTGCATGGTAAGACTGAAGCAGATGATTACAGAAAGGATAACACTTTGGGAGACAAACAGATGTCTTGCAGCTCAGATTCCAATCCAGATCCCCAATTGCAGGAACCCATCATGGCAGCAGTAAATGGTGACAGAGTTAGCGTAGGAACATTTATTTTTGAGAGCCAAAACATGTACACtaaggaagaggaaggagagagcCAGCAAGACAACAGCAGGCAGGAAGAAATTAATGTACCCAACTCTAGTTTGGAAGGGAAAATGTTAGCCCAGCAAAGTAGGGAAGCTGATTGTAAAGAGGACCATGTTCAGGAAACTTTAGACAGAAGTTCAGCAGAATTTAGTGACCTAGCTGTAGAGGAATGCACAAGTTCCCTGGTGAAAAGCGAGGTGTCAGATTT TTCTTTAAGAACCTCTATTGATCCTGGATTGACAATACAACCTTATATAACTTTATCTCCAACACAGCTATGTAAAAATCTTACTTTAAAAATCCAGAATGGAAGGAGAGAATTCCAG GCAAAGAATTGGAAACAATGGAggaaatga
- the PPP1R26 gene encoding protein phosphatase 1 regulatory subunit 26 isoform X1 yields the protein MFLMNASPLIALQTKWESFGQSRSCRYPVCFSESEEDVTRASVSAKVQMIINNLQSQESSLGMNNDYDCITQKKRKGEKRGNRLTSTQQHTKYFKRGCPADSDGTEVEDSSEFGTLLLESDSDDSVDRDIEEAIQEYLKKKSKNIQPLPSNAECSDRTDGDKRVKRELSQNKVTRNLLPMKFKAEMVTEGFISDHVGICEKLRAASPLSISSDDSFEQSIHAEIVQFLNEKKQQETNKCVIVEDKNLEQRETQVKSMFKCNKESANKANRSTLKQGCKALLLRHQPKLRKTNVQSKCLKSKISEEPSDFSRGNQAHFKMTATSQPWVVEQNKEGESKRNFCKTEGEQIIESTHLSDSSSDDGIEEAIQLYQLEKIKKEANPTTDLQKGVADISASLTISSTKCASAEDHKKSLSSKRREMSTKSTQFKGTGNEFNKLFKPLKKARSCASPVNKIAKCELTLQASCRADTSAELMCAEAILDISKTIMPPQMGSEDKSFAANPFFYPQSMPSSHCESDSSPVDSDDSIEQEIRAFLALKAQSERLVTKPDNLSHSVQRPLSSERNSVTGGVEPSLPKTLNLSLSRKRRLKGESKVAKQSIDNKTEGMEMGCTHAGYGNSAKMPVLQDGSGLSCHRKACEAGRSGNKETSQQQISTEFTGLVDKHVALDFANSLMQVQSNTRELIKNTVQAQERDGTDDKSSSLDSDEDLDSAIKDLLRSKRKLKKKSKDQKIQCKKKVRFGDTETQLLDELSSLQQKDWKCKSSILLKSCLSKSRKDTKENTVRSPQNNVNGRLSKGRTESIKDLPFALQFKKECKPKPVCNENNLEAAKNKRCSLTATSATDDSSSVDSDDSIEQEIRKFLAEKAKDSASSMEIRRDNLTADSLRVTKPRANKGKAKHHLIENETNMLSGQSKQTKKGSHQTDELKSSRRTVGESAIMHDGGKSASYAENVYLHTTLELKAEQGTVWTKGLAAGALSVKGNSLSKKSTIEPKQKSLSSTHSKGDGCTLQKYFNAKSNSKRNSTFQLKISSKFIAGLKYARDRKKSVLLNKRQNVELSLPHSSTLRTEVALPNVCALEQKSGALVQNGDLGGEGKTGIKEANFTQSLIIEETSLRIAETCEKLEAAPLHGKTEADDYRKDNTLGDKQMSCSSDSNPDPQLQEPIMAAVNGDRVSVGTFIFESQNMYTKEEEGESQQDNSRQEEINVPNSSLEGKMLAQQSREADCKEDHVQETLDRSSAEFSDLAVEECTSSLVKSEVSDL from the coding sequence ATGTTTCTTATGAATGCCTCTCCTTTGATAGCTCTGCAGACAAAATGGGAGTCCTTTGGACAATCAAGGAGCTGTAGATACCCTGTTTGCTTCTCTGAATCTGAAGAGGATGTTACTAGAGCATCTGTAAGTGCAAAAGTTCAGATGATCATAAACAACCTGCAAAGTCAAGAGTCTTCCCTGGGTATGAACAATGATTATGACTGTATTACACAGAAAAAACgaaagggagaaaaaaggggTAACAGACTTACATCTACACAACAGCACACTAAATATTTCAAGCGAGGTTGCCCTGCTGATTCTGATGGCACAGAAGTGGAAGACAGTTCGGAGTTTGGGACCCTCCTGTTGGAGTCGGATAGTGACGATTCTGTTGATCGAGACATAGAGGAAGCCATTCAAGAGTacttgaaaaagaaaagcaagaatATCCAGCCGTTGCCAAGCAATGCAGAGTGTTCAGATAGAACAGATGGAGACAAGAGGGTCAAAAGGGAACTCTCACAGAACAAGGTGACTAGAAATCTACTCCCTATGAAATTTAAAGCTGAAATGGTTACTGAAGGCTTCATTTCTGACCACGTGGGAATTTGTGAAAAGCTACGGGCTGCTTCACCTCTGAGCATCAGTAGTGATGACTCTTTTGAACAGAGCATACATGCTGAAATTGTACAGTTCTTGAATGAAAAGAAACAGCAAGAAACTAATAAGTGTGTAATTGTGGAGGATAAAAACCTAGAACAGAGAGAAACTCAAGTGAAATCTATGTTTAAATGTAACAAAGAATCAGCTAACAAAGCAAATCGCAGTACTTTAAAGCAAGGATGCAAAGCACTCCTCTTAAGGCACCAGCCCAAACTAAGGAAGACCAATGTACAATCTAAATGTTTGAAGTCTAAAATCAGTGAAGAGCCTAGTGACTTCAGTAGAGGAAACcaggcacattttaaaatgactgctACTAGCCAACCCTGGGTTGTTGAGCAAAATAAAGAAGGTGAAAGCAAGAGAAATTTCTGCAAAACCGAAGGGGAACAAATAATTGAAAGCACACACTTATCTGATTCAAGTAGCGATGATGGTATCGAAGAAGCCATTCAGCTTTATCAGCTGGAGAAAATCAAGAAAGAGGCAAACCCTACAACAGACTTGCAAAAAGGTGTGGCAGACATTTCGGCAAGCCTAACAATTAGCTCAACAAAATGTGCATCGGCAGAAGACCATAAAAAATCCTTAAGcagcaaaaggagagagatgagTACAAAATCTACACAATTTAAAGGCACTGGCAATGAATTTAACAAACTGTTTAAGCCGTTGAAAAAAGCCAGAAGTTGTGCATCTCCAGTAAACAAAATTGCCAAATGCGAGCTCACGTTGCAGGCTTCTTGCAGGGCAGACACATCTGCAGAACTGATGTGTGCGGAAGCCATCCTTGACATTTCCAAAACAATCATGCCACCCCAAATGGGAAGTGAGGACAAATCATTTGCAGCAAACCCTTTCTTCTATCCCCAAAGCATGCCTTCCTCCCACTGTGAAAGTGACAGCAGCCCTGTGGATAGCGATGATAGCATAGAGCAAGAAATCAGGGCTTTTTTGGCTCTCAAGGCACAGTCAGAAAGGCTTGTAACAAAACCTGATAATTTGTCCCACTCTGTGCAGAGGCCTTTGTCTTCTGAGCGTAACAGTGTAACTGGTGGCGTTGAACCTTCCCTCCCCAAAACACTGAATTTATCGTTGAGTCGTAAAAGGAGACTTAAAGGAGAAAGCAAAGTAGCAAAACAGAGCATAGACAATAAAACAGaagggatggagatggggtgtaCCCATGCGGGTTATGGTAATAGCGCCAAAATGCCAGTTTTGCAAGATGGGAGTGGCCTGAGCTGTCATAGAAAAGCTTGTGAAGCTGGAAGGTCTGGTAACAAAGAAACAAGTCAGCAGCAGATCTCTACAGAATTTACTGGGCTTGTTGACAAGCACGTAGCTTTAGACTTCGCAAACAGCTTGATGCAGGTTCAGAGTAACACAAGAGAACTGATAAAAAATACAGTCCAGGCTCAAGAGAGAGATGGTACAGATGACAAGAGCAGTTCTCTGGACAGCGATGAAGATCTTGATAGCGCTATCAAAGACCTCTTAAGGTCCAAGAGGAAACTAAAGAAAAAGTCCAAAGACCAAAAAATCCAGTGCAAGAAGAAAGTCAGATTTGGTGACACTGAAACCCAGCTTTTGGATGAACTCAGTAGCCTCCAGCAAAAGGACTGGAAATGCAAAAGTTCTATTCTGCTAAAAAGCTGCCTCTCAAAATCACGTAAAGATACTAAGGAAAATACAGTTAGAAGCCCCCAGAACAATGTAAATGGCAGGCTCTCAAAGGGAAGAACAGAAAGCATAAAGGACTTACCATTTGCGTTgcagtttaaaaaagaatgtaAACCTAAACCAGTTTGCAACGAGAATAACCTGGAGGCAGCGAAAAATAAAAGATGTTCTTTGACTGCTACTTCAGCAACAGATGACAGCAGCTCTGTGGATAGCGACGACAGCATCGAACAAGAAATTAGGAAATTTTTGGCAGAAAAGGCTAAAGACTCTGCAAGCAGTATGGAAATACGGAGGGATAACTTAACTGCTGACTCATTGAGAGTTACCAAACCACGTGCAAATAAAGGAAAAGCAAAGCATCATCTAATCGAAAATGAGACTAACATGTTATCAGGTCAGAGTAAACAAACTAAAAAGGGATCTCATCAAACAGATGAATTGAAAAGCTCTCGGAGAACTGTAGGAGAAAGTGCAATAATGCATGATGGTGGGAAAAGTGCATCCTACGCAGAGAACGTGTACCTCCATACTACTCTAGAGTTGAAGGCTGAGCAAGGGACAGTATGGACTAAAGGTTTAGCTGCTGGTGCTTTGTCTGTAAAAGGAAATTCATTAAGTAAAAAGAGTACTATCGAGCCTAAGCAGAAAAGCCTTTCATCTACACACAGCAAAGGTGATGGGTGTACATTGCAAAAATACTTTAATGCTAAGTCTAATTCCAAAAGAAATAGCACCTTTCAGTTAAAAATTTCAAGCAAATTTATAGCTGGTCTAAAGTATGCTCGCGATAGAAAGAAATCTGTGCTTTTAAACAAAAGGCAAAATGTAGAACTTTCACTTCCCCATAGCAGCACATTAAGGACTGAGGTAGCTCTCCCGAATGTTTGTGCACTTGAACAGAAAAGTGGAGCCTTGGTGCAAAATGGGGACCTTGGTGGAGAGGGAAAGACAGGAATAAAAGAAGCAAATTTTACTCAGAGCCTCATAATAGAGGAGACAAGTCTCCGTATAGCAGAAACCTGTGAAAAACTGGAGGCTGCTCCTTTGCATGGTAAGACTGAAGCAGATGATTACAGAAAGGATAACACTTTGGGAGACAAACAGATGTCTTGCAGCTCAGATTCCAATCCAGATCCCCAATTGCAGGAACCCATCATGGCAGCAGTAAATGGTGACAGAGTTAGCGTAGGAACATTTATTTTTGAGAGCCAAAACATGTACACtaaggaagaggaaggagagagcCAGCAAGACAACAGCAGGCAGGAAGAAATTAATGTACCCAACTCTAGTTTGGAAGGGAAAATGTTAGCCCAGCAAAGTAGGGAAGCTGATTGTAAAGAGGACCATGTTCAGGAAACTTTAGACAGAAGTTCAGCAGAATTTAGTGACCTAGCTGTAGAGGAATGCACAAGTTCCCTGGTGAAAAGCGAGGTGTCAGATTTGTAA